The genomic region GGCTGATTGCCGGCATGACCTGCGAGATCCCGGCCAAGGGCAACTACATCACCCTGCAGATCGGCAAGAACCCGATCATCGTGGTGCGTGGTGCCGAAGGCAAGGTGCACGCCTTCCACAACGTCTGCCGCCATCGCGGCTCGCGCCTGTGCGTCAGCGACAAGGGCAAGGTGGCCAAGCTGGTTTGCCCGTACCACCAGTGGACCTATGAACTGGACGGCCGCCTGTTGTTCGCCGGCACCGAAATGGGCGCCGACTTCGACATGAACCAGTACGGCCTGAAGCCGGTGAACGTGAAAGTTGCCGGCGGCTACATCTTCATCAGCCTGGCGGAAAACCCGCCTGCCATCGACGACTTCCTGGCCACCCTGGACCACTACATGGAGCCGTACGACATGGAGAACACCAAGGTGGCGGTGCAAACCACCTTGATGGAAAAGGCCAACTGGAAGCTGGTGCTGGAAAACAACCGCGAGTGCTACCACTGCAATGGTTCGCACCCGGAACTGCTGCAAACCCTGCTGGAGTGGGACGACACCAACGACCCACGCGCCAGCCAGGAATTCAAGGACCACGTGGCCGCGTCCGCCGCCGCCTGGGAAGCCGAGAAGATCCCATACCTGCACAAGAGCCATGGCCTGCGTAACCGCATCGTGCGCATGCCGCTGCTCAAGGGCACCGTGTCGATGACCATGGACGGCAAGCAGGCCTGCCAGAAGCTGATGGGCCGCATCAAGAACCCGGACCTGGGCTCGATGCGCATCCTGCACCTGCCGCACTCGTGGAACCACTGCATGGGCGACCACATGATCGTGTTCACCGTGTGGCCGATCAGTGCCCAGGAAACCATGGTCACCACCAAGTGGCTGGTACACAAGGATGCCGTGGAAGGTGTCGATTACGATCCGGAGCGCATGCGCAAGGTGTGGGACGCCACCAACGACCAGGACCGTCGCCTGGCCGAAGAGAACCAGCGCGGGATCAACTCCACCGCGTACCAGCCTGGCCCTTATTCGAAGACCTACGAGTTTGGCGTGGTCAACTTCATTGACTGGTACAGCCAGCGGTTGCTGAACAACCTGGGGGCGGAGCCGGCGCCTTACCTGAAGGAAGTACAGGCACAGTAAGCCCAACCCCCGCCGCTGAACGTTGTTTGGTGGCGGGGTCTCCCCTTCTACACTCCCTGCCTGAAACCCGCGTGTAACCCCTCCTCCTGCAACACTCACCTCAGCGGAAGACTGATCAGTATTTGACCAACCTGGTCAACCCCGCATGCATCCTCGGGTGCAGCAGTGTTCGTACACCTTATCCACAGAGCCACCAACAGAGTTTGTGAGCAACCACACGGGCATTCGCAGCGCACCTGTGGATAAACCCTGCAAGGCCCTGATTATCAAGATCTGGATGGCAAAAGGAGAGCTTTGATCATTTTTTGAACAAAACTCTCAAGGCCTTTGAATACGGGGCTCGCAGCCGCTATCGAACAGATTATCCACAGAGGGGCTAACAGCGATTGTGGGCAAAATCAGCATGAAGCCGGTGTGCAGGGTGTGCAAAGGCCCTGGCAATGGCTGATCGTTTTTTGATCAAATCGATGAAAGCATGGGAATACAAGGCCTGCGGCCATGCGCCAACACTTTATCCACATGTTGGCGAACAGATTTGGTGGGCAAAACTACGCGCTCGATGCCCGGTGCTGAATGCAGGAGCGGCCTTGTGTCGTGCTGGACTGCGCAGCCTCCCAGCACGACACAAGGCCGCTCAACGTCAGCGGAGGACGCCTTCTTCCACCAGCAGCTTGAGGATGGCTTCGGCGCCTTCCTGCGGAGTAACGTCTTTCAACACCTTGCCACCGCCACCGCTAGCCTTGGCGGTCGCCGCCTTCATGCGGTCGGCGCCGCTCTTGGCCTTGATCACCTTCAGGCGCTTGGGCCGCGGGCGCGCCGGCTGCAGCTCGGCCTCGGCCAGCAACTGGTCTTCGACGATGGCCACGTTGCGCGCCGCCAGGACACCACGGCGCGCCGGCCCGAAGGCACTCTGACGCGGTTTCGGCGCAGCGTTATCCACAGTCGCCAGAAGCGGCAGCCGAACCTTCAGCCGGCGCCGTTGGCCACGTGGCAAGGCCTGCAGTACCTGGGCGGTGCCGTTGTCGATCGATTCCACTTCGGCCAAGCCCACGATCAGCGGCCAACCGAGTTTTTCCGCCAGCAGGAACGGCAGCATGCCCGACCCTTCGCCGGTCTCTGCCTGGCTGCCGGTCAGCACCAGCTGTGCCCCGGCGTCACGCAGGTAGTCGCCCAGAACGCCCAGCACATCGGCACCGGCCGGCTGCTCCAGCACATCCAGGTGGTCCAGGCCCATGCCCAGGTAGGCGCGCAGCGCCTCTTCGCGTGGGTCGCCGGCATGCACCACCTGCAAGTTATCTCCAGCCAGCTGCAAGCCCAGTTCCACCGCGCGGGCATCCTGCTCGGCGCGACGCGCGCGGCCAGAGCTGGGGTGGGCACCGATGGAAACCAGGCTGATCACTTTCGTACTCATGCTCGTGCCCTTATGCCGCGTCGCGCTGGCCGCCGCTGCGGTAGTTATCCACAGCCTCGATCAGTGCATTGAGAATTGCCGAGCTGTCGCCAATCACCGACAGGTCGGCCCGTTTGATCATGTCGCAGCCTGGGTCCATGTTGATGGCCACCACTTTGTCGCAGGCGCCAATGCCTTGCAGGTGCTGGATCGCACCCGAGATACCCACAGCCACGTAGACCCGCGCGGTAACCCAGGTACCGGTAGCGCCCACCTGGCGGTTGCGCGGCATGAAACCATCGTCCACCGCCACCCGCGAGGCGCCTTCGGTGGCGCCCAGCGCTGCGGTAGCCCGGTGGTACAGGTCCCAGTCCTTGACCCCGTTGCCGCCCGAGACGATGAACTCGGCTTCGGCCATGGCAATGGTGGCCGGGTCGACGGCCACCGAGCCGAGGTCTTCGATACGCGACAGGCTGCGCGGAACACTTGTGGACAACTCTACCGGCAGCGCTTCGTGGCGGGTTTCGCTGACCGGCTCGGCACATTCGGCCGCAGCCAGGATCAGGCGCGGCACGGCGCGTTGCAGGTCTTGCTGGCCGGCACCGGCACGGCCAATGCACTGGCCGTCCTTGACCTGCCATACCCGCGTCGCCGGGCGCTCGCCCAGTGCTGCACCCAAGCGTCGGCCGAGCTCGCCGCCACCGCTGCGGCTGTCGGGGAGCAGCCAGTGGCGCGGTGTGAACTGGTTATCCACAGCGCGCAGGCCCTGCACCAGTTGTTCCGGTGCATAACCTTCATAGGCTTCGCCGTCGATGACCAGCAAGCGGTCGACGCCAGCTGTGGAAAAGTTGCTTTCCTTGTGTTCACCAAATACCACCGCCAATACCGCGCCGTCGCTGCCAGCCAGGCTGTGGGCCAGGCCGAGCAGGTCGCGGTCGTGGCTGCTCAGGCGGCCGCCGACCATGTCCGGCACTACGGCGATGTAGAATGCCGGCGCCGCTACCTGGTGCAGCGGCAGCTGCACCTCGACCGCCGCCGTGCGCCGCCCGCCCACACCGGTGCCCTGCTGGGCGCCGCTGCGGTCGATGCGCTTGATACCGGCCGGGCCGATGAAGCCTGCGGCTATCGCATGAGGGTTCTTGCGGATCAGGCCGTTGGGGCCCATCCAGCGGGTTTGCTGCGTCTGCATCGCTGCGTGCAGCGGGTGCAGACGGTTACGGGCGATCCACTCGGCGCGCGGGTCGCGGCGGATAATGTCGCTCATCAGTGCACCTCCGCAGGTTCACGTTTGGCCGTTTGCGTCTTGGCGGCAGCGGGTGCGTCCTCTTCGATCAGCACGTCGGCAACCAGCTCGGCCAGGTCCTTGATCTGTGGGCGCGGTTCGACCACGCCTTCGAGCATCGCGGTGCACTGTGGGCAACCCACGGCCACCAGTTCGGCCTCGGTCTGGCGGATGTCGTCCATACGCATGTCGGGGATCCGCTGCTTGCCCGGGATATCGGTGATCGGCGCGCCGCCGCCACCGCCACAGCAGCGCGAGCGGAAAC from Pseudomonas oryzicola harbors:
- the gbcA gene encoding glycine-betaine demethylase subunit GbcA is translated as MDVTATLSLGDPLEPARKATAEMLQTRERTFSLPQPFYNDERLFQIDMQEIFHKEWLIAGMTCEIPAKGNYITLQIGKNPIIVVRGAEGKVHAFHNVCRHRGSRLCVSDKGKVAKLVCPYHQWTYELDGRLLFAGTEMGADFDMNQYGLKPVNVKVAGGYIFISLAENPPAIDDFLATLDHYMEPYDMENTKVAVQTTLMEKANWKLVLENNRECYHCNGSHPELLQTLLEWDDTNDPRASQEFKDHVAASAAAWEAEKIPYLHKSHGLRNRIVRMPLLKGTVSMTMDGKQACQKLMGRIKNPDLGSMRILHLPHSWNHCMGDHMIVFTVWPISAQETMVTTKWLVHKDAVEGVDYDPERMRKVWDATNDQDRRLAEENQRGINSTAYQPGPYSKTYEFGVVNFIDWYSQRLLNNLGAEPAPYLKEVQAQ
- the etfB gene encoding electron transfer flavoprotein subunit beta, with product MSTKVISLVSIGAHPSSGRARRAEQDARAVELGLQLAGDNLQVVHAGDPREEALRAYLGMGLDHLDVLEQPAGADVLGVLGDYLRDAGAQLVLTGSQAETGEGSGMLPFLLAEKLGWPLIVGLAEVESIDNGTAQVLQALPRGQRRRLKVRLPLLATVDNAAPKPRQSAFGPARRGVLAARNVAIVEDQLLAEAELQPARPRPKRLKVIKAKSGADRMKAATAKASGGGGKVLKDVTPQEGAEAILKLLVEEGVLR
- the etfA gene encoding electron transfer flavoprotein subunit alpha; protein product: MSDIIRRDPRAEWIARNRLHPLHAAMQTQQTRWMGPNGLIRKNPHAIAAGFIGPAGIKRIDRSGAQQGTGVGGRRTAAVEVQLPLHQVAAPAFYIAVVPDMVGGRLSSHDRDLLGLAHSLAGSDGAVLAVVFGEHKESNFSTAGVDRLLVIDGEAYEGYAPEQLVQGLRAVDNQFTPRHWLLPDSRSGGGELGRRLGAALGERPATRVWQVKDGQCIGRAGAGQQDLQRAVPRLILAAAECAEPVSETRHEALPVELSTSVPRSLSRIEDLGSVAVDPATIAMAEAEFIVSGGNGVKDWDLYHRATAALGATEGASRVAVDDGFMPRNRQVGATGTWVTARVYVAVGISGAIQHLQGIGACDKVVAINMDPGCDMIKRADLSVIGDSSAILNALIEAVDNYRSGGQRDAA